A genomic segment from Segniliparus rotundus DSM 44985 encodes:
- a CDS encoding class II 3-deoxy-7-phosphoheptulonate synthase has protein sequence MNWTVDVPIDELPDLPPLSSDLRARLDDALGRPAAQQPSWDPEHAAQMRKVLESVPPICVASEVDSLADQLASVARGEAFLLQGGDCAETFVANTEPHIKGNIRTLLQMAVVLTYAASVPVVKLARVAGQYAKPRSSDLDSQGLPSYRGDMVNGFFPEERVRQHDPSRLVRAYANASAAMNLVRALTAAGEADLHRIHDWNREFVRQSPAGARYEVVAREIDRGLKFMAACGVSDRELESAQIFASHEALVLDYERAMLRLAKSSKSPDGEPALYDLSAHFLWVGDRTRQLDGAHIGLMELINNPIGLKIGPSTTPEQAAEYVRRLDPNRQPGRLTLVSRMGSGKVRTLLPPIIEKVQATGHQVIWQCDPMHGNTYESPSGYKTRHFDQVVDEVQGFFEVHRKAGTHPGGIHIELTGDNVTECVGGAKEISDADLAGSYETACDPRLNTEQSLELAFLVAEMLRS, from the coding sequence ATGAACTGGACGGTCGACGTTCCCATCGATGAGCTGCCGGACTTGCCGCCGCTTTCCTCTGATTTGCGCGCGCGTCTGGACGACGCGCTGGGCAGGCCTGCGGCGCAGCAACCTTCGTGGGACCCGGAACACGCCGCGCAAATGCGCAAAGTGCTCGAGTCCGTCCCCCCCATTTGCGTGGCGAGCGAAGTCGACTCCCTCGCCGACCAATTGGCCAGCGTCGCCCGCGGCGAGGCTTTCCTCCTGCAGGGCGGCGACTGCGCTGAGACGTTCGTCGCGAACACCGAGCCGCACATCAAAGGCAATATCCGCACATTGCTGCAGATGGCCGTGGTCCTCACGTACGCGGCGAGCGTCCCCGTGGTCAAACTGGCACGGGTCGCCGGCCAGTACGCCAAGCCGCGCAGCTCGGACTTGGACAGCCAAGGGCTGCCCTCGTACCGGGGGGACATGGTCAACGGCTTCTTCCCAGAGGAGCGCGTGCGCCAACACGACCCCTCCCGGCTGGTCCGCGCCTACGCGAACGCGTCAGCCGCGATGAACCTGGTTCGCGCCCTGACCGCGGCGGGCGAGGCGGATTTGCACCGCATCCACGACTGGAACCGAGAATTCGTCCGCCAGTCTCCGGCGGGCGCTCGCTACGAGGTCGTGGCCAGGGAGATCGACCGAGGTTTGAAGTTCATGGCAGCGTGCGGGGTCAGCGACCGCGAGTTGGAGTCCGCGCAGATCTTCGCCTCCCACGAAGCCCTGGTCCTGGACTACGAGCGCGCGATGCTCCGGCTGGCGAAAAGCTCGAAGAGCCCCGACGGGGAGCCCGCGCTCTACGACTTGTCCGCGCACTTCCTGTGGGTTGGCGACCGCACCCGTCAGCTCGACGGCGCGCACATCGGCCTCATGGAGCTCATCAACAATCCGATCGGGCTCAAGATCGGGCCGAGCACCACGCCGGAGCAGGCGGCTGAGTATGTGCGCAGGCTCGACCCGAACCGCCAGCCTGGCCGGCTCACCCTGGTGTCCCGCATGGGCAGCGGCAAGGTGCGCACGCTCTTGCCGCCGATCATCGAGAAGGTGCAAGCCACCGGGCACCAAGTGATCTGGCAGTGCGACCCCATGCACGGCAACACCTACGAGTCCCCGAGCGGCTACAAGACCCGGCACTTCGACCAGGTCGTGGACGAGGTTCAAGGCTTTTTCGAGGTGCACCGCAAAGCAGGAACCCACCCCGGCGGCATCCACATCGAGCTCACCGGCGACAACGTCACCGAATGCGTGGGCGGTGCGAAAGAGATCTCCGACGCCGACCTCGCCGGTTCTTATGAGACCGCCTGCGATCCCCGCCTGAACACGGAGCAGTCCCTGGAGCTCGCCTTCCTCGTCGCGGAAATGCTCCGGTCATAG
- a CDS encoding protein kinase domain-containing protein, translated as MTRSPVGPDPLVGTVLEGRYQVGEQIGSGGMCVVYRGFDRRLERPVAIKFAADHLLDSSGRLDDPRIAERFDFEARAVARLCDPALVAVFDQGSTGGRPYLVLEFIAGGTARQLLAERGPMPPYAAAALLEPVLRALGTAHRIGLVHGDVKPENILISEEGEVKITDFGSAAWSERNGSQPSPLEAFGTAAYLAPEQARSGAGEGLRAASDIYSAGVVLYELLTGALPFAGADAAELAEARLRHDVPPPSRAVDGVPLQFDNIVLRATERDPAARYPDADSMLRDLDRVRAELGLPRYSVPAPTAAPSLTGAHATAPTTAQQSTVDLGSVIPATGGETDPVRTIVENIGSPISETTGWREVAVGFIVVLLLGVVSMICGYFFAAFLEQQLG; from the coding sequence ATGACCCGATCCCCCGTCGGCCCTGACCCATTGGTCGGGACTGTCCTCGAAGGACGCTACCAGGTGGGCGAACAAATCGGCTCCGGTGGCATGTGCGTGGTGTACCGGGGGTTTGACCGGCGTTTAGAGCGGCCCGTCGCGATCAAGTTCGCCGCGGACCACTTGCTGGACAGCTCAGGCAGGCTCGACGACCCGAGGATCGCGGAACGGTTCGACTTCGAAGCTCGCGCTGTGGCCCGCCTCTGCGACCCCGCGCTGGTCGCCGTCTTCGACCAAGGCTCCACAGGAGGGCGCCCGTATCTGGTGCTCGAATTCATCGCGGGGGGCACGGCCCGACAGCTGCTGGCTGAGCGCGGCCCGATGCCGCCCTACGCCGCCGCGGCGCTTTTGGAGCCAGTCTTGCGCGCGCTCGGCACTGCGCACAGGATCGGTCTCGTGCACGGGGATGTGAAACCGGAGAACATCTTGATCTCCGAAGAGGGCGAAGTGAAAATAACCGATTTCGGCTCCGCCGCTTGGAGCGAGCGCAACGGCTCCCAGCCCAGTCCTTTGGAGGCTTTTGGCACCGCCGCGTACCTCGCCCCCGAACAGGCGCGCAGCGGCGCCGGGGAAGGACTGCGCGCTGCGAGCGACATCTACTCGGCCGGTGTGGTGCTGTACGAGCTTTTGACCGGAGCGCTGCCGTTCGCGGGCGCGGATGCTGCCGAATTGGCCGAGGCCCGGTTGCGCCACGACGTTCCTCCGCCCAGCCGCGCTGTCGACGGAGTGCCGTTGCAGTTCGACAATATTGTGTTGCGCGCCACCGAACGCGATCCCGCAGCCCGATACCCGGACGCAGACAGCATGCTGCGCGACCTCGACCGAGTCCGGGCCGAGCTGGGCTTGCCCCGTTACAGCGTGCCTGCGCCAACTGCTGCGCCGAGCCTGACCGGCGCTCACGCCACAGCGCCGACCACGGCACAGCAATCGACCGTCGACCTCGGCTCCGTCATACCCGCGACAGGCGGCGAGACCGATCCGGTCCGGACGATCGTGGAAAACATCGGCTCCCCCATTTCGGAGACGACCGGTTGGCGGGAGGTCGCCGTCGGGTTCATCGTCGTCCTGCTGCTCGGCGTCGTCTCGATGATCTGCGGTTATTTCTTCGCGGCGTTCCTTGAGCAGCAGCTCGGCTAG
- a CDS encoding methylenetetrahydrofolate reductase, translating to MVDEWRRIKRTRTPFSVEFYPPRNESEEAGLWRAARVFERFGAAFATVTYGAGGKTREQTVRLTGELARETTLPIVGHLTIVDHTLDDLRSIVAGFADQGVRNILALRGDPPGDDPFAEWVKHPDGLEYAEDLVRLIHTLGRFHVGVASFPRGHYRAVDLEHDTKYLVQKLRAGAEYSITQIFFDVDDYLRLRDRVVAYDAEQGRKPIIPGVMPITSLKTLRRVVFLSGETIPPALEERLARAAGKGEHEDRKAVRDIGIQLATEMCERLVREGVDCLHFNTMNFSKATVEVLSNLGYTFKA from the coding sequence GTGGTCGACGAGTGGCGGCGCATCAAACGAACGCGCACACCGTTCTCGGTCGAGTTCTACCCGCCCCGCAACGAGTCGGAGGAAGCGGGGTTGTGGCGGGCGGCCCGCGTGTTCGAGCGGTTCGGCGCGGCGTTCGCCACCGTCACGTACGGGGCGGGCGGGAAAACTCGCGAGCAGACCGTCCGGCTGACCGGGGAGCTGGCCCGAGAGACGACGCTGCCCATCGTCGGCCATTTGACCATCGTGGACCACACGCTCGACGATCTTCGCTCGATCGTCGCCGGATTCGCCGACCAAGGCGTGCGCAATATCCTCGCGCTGCGCGGCGACCCGCCCGGCGACGATCCTTTCGCCGAGTGGGTCAAACACCCCGACGGCCTCGAATACGCCGAAGACCTCGTGCGGCTGATCCACACGCTGGGGAGGTTCCACGTGGGCGTGGCCTCGTTCCCCCGCGGGCACTACCGGGCCGTCGACCTCGAACACGACACCAAGTACTTGGTGCAGAAACTTCGGGCGGGGGCCGAATACTCGATCACACAAATCTTCTTCGACGTGGACGACTACTTGCGTCTTCGGGACCGGGTGGTCGCTTACGACGCGGAACAAGGGCGCAAACCGATCATCCCCGGGGTCATGCCGATCACTTCGTTGAAGACATTGCGGCGAGTCGTCTTCCTGTCCGGGGAGACCATCCCCCCAGCACTGGAGGAGCGGCTCGCGAGAGCGGCGGGCAAAGGCGAGCACGAGGACCGCAAGGCGGTGCGCGACATCGGCATCCAACTCGCCACCGAGATGTGCGAGCGGCTAGTCCGTGAAGGCGTGGACTGCTTGCATTTCAACACGATGAACTTCAGCAAGGCGACCGTGGAGGTCCTCAGCAACTTGGGCTATACCTTCAAGGCATGA
- a CDS encoding polyprenyl synthetase family protein has translation MTTAHRSDGSWEEPPPLSRNVPQSLGFVQSFAEQRLVEFLADRRREADRLGPQFAEVVEGLSALVLGSGKRVRPAFAWLGWLGAGGDAAGPDAGAVQRVCAALELLQAGLLVHDDIIDQSDLRRGEPSLHRRFEAEHSREGWSGDAARHGEALAILAGELAFVWADDLAAEGLDAVAGADRTAFRKVWSAMRAEVIGGQCLDVLAQAGDDESEEAATRVIRWKTASYTVARPLELGGVLACANESLLTFYRSFGDDVGVAFQLHDDLLGVFGDPAVTGKPAGDDVREGKRTVLMALALRSACEVGKNQEQALRSAFGRGDDDASVAEAVKIIDSLGVRAQVRERIELLRARAAAGLEAVRMPAAAKAGLVELTASLLS, from the coding sequence ATGACAACCGCCCATCGGTCTGACGGCTCGTGGGAGGAGCCCCCGCCCCTTTCGCGGAACGTGCCGCAATCGTTGGGTTTCGTCCAATCCTTCGCCGAACAGCGCCTCGTGGAGTTTCTGGCCGACCGGCGCCGTGAGGCCGACCGCCTCGGGCCGCAATTCGCGGAGGTGGTCGAAGGGCTGTCGGCGCTCGTGCTCGGCTCGGGCAAACGGGTGCGGCCCGCGTTCGCCTGGCTTGGCTGGCTCGGCGCGGGCGGGGACGCGGCAGGACCGGACGCTGGCGCGGTGCAGCGCGTCTGCGCGGCCCTGGAACTGCTCCAAGCGGGTTTGCTCGTGCATGACGACATCATCGACCAGTCGGACCTGCGGCGCGGGGAACCCTCGCTGCACCGCAGATTCGAAGCGGAACACAGCAGGGAGGGATGGTCGGGCGACGCGGCCCGGCACGGCGAGGCGCTCGCCATCCTCGCTGGCGAGCTCGCTTTCGTCTGGGCGGACGATTTGGCCGCGGAAGGGCTCGACGCGGTTGCCGGGGCGGACCGGACCGCTTTTCGCAAGGTTTGGTCTGCGATGCGCGCCGAGGTGATCGGCGGCCAGTGCCTCGACGTTTTGGCGCAAGCCGGGGACGATGAGAGCGAAGAGGCCGCCACGCGGGTCATCCGCTGGAAGACAGCCTCGTACACAGTTGCGCGGCCTTTGGAGCTCGGCGGCGTCCTTGCTTGCGCCAATGAGTCGTTGCTCACGTTTTACCGGAGCTTCGGGGACGATGTCGGCGTCGCGTTCCAACTCCACGACGACCTGCTCGGCGTTTTCGGCGATCCTGCTGTCACCGGCAAGCCTGCCGGGGACGACGTGCGCGAGGGCAAGCGGACTGTGCTCATGGCGCTTGCGCTGCGCTCGGCGTGCGAAGTCGGAAAAAACCAGGAGCAGGCGTTACGCTCTGCTTTCGGCCGCGGCGATGATGACGCTTCGGTGGCCGAAGCGGTGAAAATCATCGATTCGCTCGGCGTTCGCGCCCAAGTCCGCGAGC